A genomic stretch from Aedes albopictus strain Foshan chromosome 2, AalbF5, whole genome shotgun sequence includes:
- the LOC134288913 gene encoding uncharacterized protein LOC134288913, with protein sequence MEKVKRFWKNDREFNIDSDYFQLEDSICLLFEQRPPLTDRLSLKVIWAFLRIFHAFQYLCFTVQLVRCFGKSPMNVEEVTSIGNLIFVLTVAILRGFSLAYHRDAMLELKQYVNSKSCRRTDPEAFALRKSKYLKVNRYVAWFHIITTMNTFSWACTTGLQEDVFKIPYLIDGLSDTTKEKLNFCYAMLLITWNYTSWYSPTQFLSLLSILHTELIIIVGQFEDVLEKVIAKYAFDCTALNEMSSECRNPFWIDLDNEFKNALVHHMTFVR encoded by the exons ATGGAGAAAGTCAAACGTTTCTGGAAGAATGACCGAGAGTTCAATATTGATTCGGACTATTTCCAGTTAGAGGATTCTATATGTTTGCTGTTCG AACAACGACCACCATTGACAGACCGACTAAGCCTCAAAGTAATATGGGCATTCCTAAGAATTTTCCACGCGTTTCAGTATCTTTGCTTCACAGTTCAACTGGTGCGATGTTTCGGAAAATCTCCAATGAATGTTGAAGAAGTCACCAGTATCGGAAACCTAATATTCGTGCTGACTGTTGCCATTCTACGAGGATTCAGTTTAGCGTACCACCGAGATGCAATGTTGGAGTTAAAGCAGTACGTTAACTCAAAATCTTGTCGCCGAACAGACCCGGAAGCTTTTGCACTGCGCAAGAGTAAATATTTGAAGGTTAACCGCTATGTGGCATGGTTTCACATCATAACCACGATGAACACTTTCAGCTGGGCGTGCACCACCGGACTACAAGAAGATGTTTTCAAAATTCCATACCTCATCGACGGATTGTCTGATACGACGAAGGAGAAGCTAAACTTTTGCTATGCTATGCTGTTGATTACGTGGAATTACACGTCGTGGTATAGTCCCACACAGTTTCTTTCGCTGCTGAGCATATTGCATACCGAGCTGATTATTATTGTGGGGCAGTTTGAGGATGTGCTCGAAAAAGTGATTGCCAAATATGCCTTCGATTGTACTGCACTCAATGAAATGTCAAGTGAGTGCAGAAACCCTTTTTGGATTGATCTGGATAATGAGTTCAAAAACGCTCTGGTTCATCATATGACTTTCGTAAGGTAA